Genomic window (Acidobacteriota bacterium):
AACGTCCAGGACAACTTCATCCGCTCGAACGCGACGGACTTCAGTCCCGGCCGCGCTTCGGTGGGTAACGTCGAGCAGTTCACGATCACGACCCAGGCCGGCGCCGACCGAGGATTCGGCGGTCCGCAGATCGAACTCGTGACCCCGCGCGGTCAGAATTCGTTCCGCGGAGAACTGTTCATCTTCAACCGCAACTCCAAGTTCGCGGCAAACAACTTCTTCAACAACGCTGCCGGCAGTTTGACGGCCACGTCGCCGCGCGTTATCAGCGGCCTCGCGAGCGTCGGCGACCCGGTCGCTCCGCGCCCGTTCCTGAATCGTAACCAGTTCGGCGGCAGCGTCGGCGGACCGATTATCAAGAACAAGCTTTTCTTCTTCGGTTATTACGAAGGACTTCGCCTCCGCACGCAGGTCGCGAAGGTGACGACGACCTTGACGGCCGCCGCGAAACAAGGCCTCCTGACGTACATCGACAATGCCGGTGTGACGCGTCAGGTCAACCTGTTCACCCTTCCGAACACCGGCACCAACCCGCCGGTCGCGATCAACGGCACGGTCACCAGCCGCTTTCTTTCGAGACTGCCGGTCGGGAACACGACGGAAGCGGGCGACGGTCTGAACACCACCGGATATCGCTTCAATCAAAAGTCTGATACCGACCGCGACCAATTCACCGGCCGTATCGACTACCAATTGAACGATGCGAACAACGTCAACGGCGTCTTCGACTACTCGAAGGAAAATAACCTGCGGTCTGACATCGACGGTTCGTTCAACACGATCCCGGCGGTTGTGCAGCCAGCGATCAACAAGCGCGTCGCGCTTTCGTGGACGACCACTCCGTGGGCGACCTTCACGAACCAGATCCGCGGCGGAGTCTTGTTCAGCCGACCGGATTTCATCCGTGAAGAGGCGACCCCGACGCAGTTCGTCGTTCCGACGCTGATCACCAATCCGGAAGTCACGTTCCTGAACCAGGGACGCCAGACGGACAACTACAACCTGTCGAACACGTCGGACTACATCTGGAAGAATCACTCGTTCCGTTTCGGTGTTCAGTTCCAACGCGTCGGCATCAATGCCTATAACGATGCCGGTATCGTTTCTACGTACAACATCGGCACCAACGTCAACACCCCGGCAACGCCGGCGGTCGGAAACGCCGCTTACATCGGCGGTATCAGCGCCACTCAACGCAACACCGGCAACGCGCTCTACGCGCTGCTCGGCGGCATTATTTCGTCCGGCTCGCAGAGCTTCAACGTTGAAACGCAGACCTCGGGCTTCGTCCCGGGAGCGACTCAGCGACGCAAATTCGGTATGGACACGCTCGCCTTCTTCGGACAGGACAGTTGGCGCGTTCAACCGAACTTCACGCTCACGCTCGGACTTCGTTACGAGCGTCACGCCGGCCTCAAAACGAAAAACGGTCTCGCGTTCGAACCGATCATCGCCCCCGGCCGTGATCCGGTCGAAGCGATTCTCGATCCGACAGGCGCTTATCAGTTCGTTGGCGGCAACGCCGGTAAAGAAGGTCTCTTTTTCAAAGATGACAACAACAACTTCGCGCCGGTCGTCAACGCTTCGTATTCGCCGAGCTTCAAGAGCGGCTTCGGCAAATGGCTTTTCGGCGGCGAAGGCAAGAGCGTCTTCCGCGGCGGTTTCCGCTTCAGCTACGTCAACGACGAAGCGGTTCGCGCTCCGGACAACGCGTTGCTCGGCAACCAGGGCCTGAACTTCGGTGCCAGCGCCATCAACACTGCAACCGGCACGACGGCGCTTAACGACCGTCTCGGCGGCACGATCACGGCGGTCATCCCGCCGACGTTCCTCGCGAGCAGAACGTACGCGCAGAACAACACTGCCGCGTTCTCGAACTTCGGAACGGTTTTCGCCATCGATCCCAACATCCAGATCCCGCGCGTCGCCGAATGGAACTTCGGTTACCAGCGTGAATTTGGAAACTACGCTGTCGAAGTTCGTTACGTCGGAAGCTGGAGCGACAACCTGTGGCGTTCGATCGACTACAACCAGATCGACATTCGCGACAATGGCTTTGCCGCTGACTTCAATCGTGCCAGATCAAATCTGTTGATCTGCCGCACGACCGCAGGCTGCACCACCGGCGGAGCCTACAACGCCGCCGTCCCGGGCAGCCAGGTCCTAACCGTCTTCCCGAGTTTGGGAAGCGGCGGTTTGCTGACGAACTCGACGATCACGGCACAGCTCGATGCCGGTACGCCGGCCGATCTGGCGCTCGTGTACGTCCAGAACGCGTTGGCAGGTTCGGTTCGGTTCCTGCCGAACCCGGCCACGGGTGTCGCGAACGTGTTCCAGAACGGAGCGTTTTCGAAGTATCATTCGCTTCAGACGGAAGTTCGGCGTCGGTTCTCGAACGGACTGGAAATGCAGGCGAACTACTCGTTCGGCAAGACCATCACCGACGGACAGGGAACGGCGCAGACCCGTGTCGAAGCTTTCCTTGACAACCGCAATCGGGATCTCGATGTTTCGCGAGCTGACTTCGATCAGACGCACATCCTGAACCTGAACGTGATCTATCAACTGCCGTTCGGCAAAGGCAAGCAGTTCCTGAACAAGGGCGGCTGGCTTGACGTACTCGTCGGCGGCTGGCAGGCAACAAGCATCGTTCGCTGGGCGAGCGGTTCGCCGATCACCATCACGGATGCTCGCGGAACGCTTAATCGTGCGGGTCGTGCGGGTCGCCAGACGGCGCTTACGAGCCTGTCGAAGAGTGAGTTGAAGCAGCTTTTCGGTGTTTTCCGCACCGCGAACGGCATCTTCTTCATCAATCCGACGGCGATCGGCCGCAATGCTGACGGAACGGTCAACACCGCCGGCGGCGGAACCGGTCGCGGCGCTAACGGCTTCGGAACCCCGACGTTTACCGGTCAGGTCTTCTTTAACAACCTGCCGGGTCAGACGAGCGGTCTTGAACGAGCATTCCTGAACGGTCCTTCGACCTTCAACTGGGATGCTTCGCTGGTCAAGAACTTCTCGATCACCGAAACGATGCGTGTACAGATCAGAGCCGAGGCTTTCAACGTTCTGAACAACGTCAACTTCGTCCCGGCGCAGTTCCTCGACATCAACAGCACCAACTTTGGTCGCATTTCGTCGACGACTGCTCCGCGTGTAATGCAGTTTGGCGCGCGCTTCTTGTTCTAATTGACGACCGGCATCAAGAGAGCCAACTTCTCTTGACGCCGGATCACTTCTAGTCCGCCGGGTTTCGATCCGGCGGACTTTTTTGTTTGAAGCAACTTGAAAACGCGATATACTGAGGCCAATCTTAATGAACGGCTCTCTGTTGTCCACTTCCCAACTTTCTCTCAAACCACTCGGCGCGGGTGACCTCATCGACCGGGCGATTCGCCTGTACCGCAAGAACTTTTGGACCTTTCTTTGGATCGCGGCGCCGCCGATTCTCGCCGGAACTTTGATCTCAGTCGTTTGGACGGTGATCGGACGATCGCTTTTCACGCTCGACTCGGTCAACAATCCCGGCGAAACGTTCATTTACTACGTGTTCCTTTGGCTCGGGAATCTCTTCATCTGGATGATCGAGATCATTGCCGCGATGACGGTGATGGGCGGCGCGGCGCGGGTCTTCGTCAGGCATTTGC
Coding sequences:
- a CDS encoding TonB-dependent receptor, with the translated sequence MKRTFLLVITFLTLSVSMFAQTVTGRLVGTISGPDGVLPGATVVVTDDKTGKEYTVTTDSQGGFVVPQLNSGTYTVKTTANGFKTSVVKNVIINVGTDYGFAATLEVGDVSATVTVTSGEDLVNSTNAELNRTINERQIKELPLNGRNPLQLILLQAGAASNPNQNTTINGFRTSSTNIIQDGVNVQDNFIRSNATDFSPGRASVGNVEQFTITTQAGADRGFGGPQIELVTPRGQNSFRGELFIFNRNSKFAANNFFNNAAGSLTATSPRVISGLASVGDPVAPRPFLNRNQFGGSVGGPIIKNKLFFFGYYEGLRLRTQVAKVTTTLTAAAKQGLLTYIDNAGVTRQVNLFTLPNTGTNPPVAINGTVTSRFLSRLPVGNTTEAGDGLNTTGYRFNQKSDTDRDQFTGRIDYQLNDANNVNGVFDYSKENNLRSDIDGSFNTIPAVVQPAINKRVALSWTTTPWATFTNQIRGGVLFSRPDFIREEATPTQFVVPTLITNPEVTFLNQGRQTDNYNLSNTSDYIWKNHSFRFGVQFQRVGINAYNDAGIVSTYNIGTNVNTPATPAVGNAAYIGGISATQRNTGNALYALLGGIISSGSQSFNVETQTSGFVPGATQRRKFGMDTLAFFGQDSWRVQPNFTLTLGLRYERHAGLKTKNGLAFEPIIAPGRDPVEAILDPTGAYQFVGGNAGKEGLFFKDDNNNFAPVVNASYSPSFKSGFGKWLFGGEGKSVFRGGFRFSYVNDEAVRAPDNALLGNQGLNFGASAINTATGTTALNDRLGGTITAVIPPTFLASRTYAQNNTAAFSNFGTVFAIDPNIQIPRVAEWNFGYQREFGNYAVEVRYVGSWSDNLWRSIDYNQIDIRDNGFAADFNRARSNLLICRTTAGCTTGGAYNAAVPGSQVLTVFPSLGSGGLLTNSTITAQLDAGTPADLALVYVQNALAGSVRFLPNPATGVANVFQNGAFSKYHSLQTEVRRRFSNGLEMQANYSFGKTITDGQGTAQTRVEAFLDNRNRDLDVSRADFDQTHILNLNVIYQLPFGKGKQFLNKGGWLDVLVGGWQATSIVRWASGSPITITDARGTLNRAGRAGRQTALTSLSKSELKQLFGVFRTANGIFFINPTAIGRNADGTVNTAGGGTGRGANGFGTPTFTGQVFFNNLPGQTSGLERAFLNGPSTFNWDASLVKNFSITETMRVQIRAEAFNVLNNVNFVPAQFLDINSTNFGRISSTTAPRVMQFGARFLF